One genomic segment of Fervidobacterium pennivorans includes these proteins:
- the fliS gene encoding flagellar export chaperone FliS yields the protein MDYIEQMVLTASPAKLIELLLQKAISVIDEAKNYIDEKDYNNANAKIVRAQDIVMELNLALDMEKGGEIAKNLRALYNYMYRTLVEANIKKDKKMLDDVKSLLEDLLSTWREAMKLAGSTASQIDVNKPRINLTY from the coding sequence ATGGACTATATTGAACAGATGGTTTTAACTGCGAGTCCTGCCAAGCTTATAGAACTGCTCTTGCAAAAGGCAATAAGTGTCATAGATGAGGCAAAGAACTACATAGACGAAAAAGACTACAACAATGCGAATGCAAAGATTGTTAGGGCTCAAGATATAGTAATGGAACTAAATTTGGCACTCGATATGGAAAAAGGTGGAGAAATAGCCAAGAATCTTAGAGCTCTTTACAATTACATGTACAGAACACTAGTTGAGGCAAACATCAAAAAAGATAAAAAGATGCTTGATGATGTGAAATCGTTGCTCGAGGATTTACTCTCAACTTGGAGAGAAGCTATGAAATTGGCAGGAAGCACCGCTAGTCAGATTGATGTTAACAAACCAAGGATAAATCTAACTTACTGA
- a CDS encoding chemotaxis protein CheW, giving the protein MELKFLTFYLGEEVFAINIMKVERVKEYEKTTKIPNIADFVEGIINLMGEIVPIINLRKKFLMSDFTNKEKSKIIVVKLENGKKVGLLVDDVREVLTVTEDMIDEPPAHVAGMASAKFISGVIKLENEMVLTLEVDNLLTTEEKIALANVG; this is encoded by the coding sequence ATGGAACTCAAGTTCCTTACTTTTTACCTAGGCGAAGAAGTTTTTGCAATTAATATCATGAAGGTTGAGCGTGTTAAAGAGTACGAAAAGACGACCAAAATACCAAACATTGCGGATTTTGTAGAAGGAATTATTAACCTCATGGGTGAAATCGTTCCTATTATTAATTTGAGAAAAAAGTTCTTGATGAGTGACTTTACAAACAAAGAGAAGTCAAAGATTATTGTTGTTAAACTCGAAAATGGTAAGAAAGTAGGATTACTTGTAGACGATGTCAGAGAAGTGTTAACGGTTACCGAGGATATGATCGATGAACCTCCTGCACACGTAGCGGGTATGGCTAGTGCAAAATTCATATCGGGTGTTATAAAGCTGGAAAACGAGATGGTGTTAACCCTTGAAGTTGATAATTTGTTGACAACCGAAGAAAAGATTGCGTTGGCAAATGTAGGATAA
- a CDS encoding DUF5693 family protein produces MKLPLFAKNETYINIILTVFALVLSVFIFLRIPNDKNNLTVSVFFDDDPSILFYTGSEKINDKVKIIIPLEGMKEKPEEFYKKVESRYVGIMEFYGDADFVRNFYKTTGYKKIVKVHYVKPKELSRYDSYSLFKRLWRAVMERSVDVIVLPKSQITEEALESFGNFFQVQSEIPMPDNTNWNSKISGILLGVFVALQAPFTILGFALFKQYWLFVSIISIFGTLAAYFSSNNRFTKVASVFMLGLLTNFSLYSYEYLNDLEVYRGVKVSLVLLPLVVGLLTFRELYQKSSIKRWHIVTTGIIGGVAIVYMLMRSGNYGYVLDIEEKIRLTLENIFIIRPRIKELIFLPMFFVAGDIENEFISGILTFFGTFGFISIFNSFCHIKAPIYIVFYREITTLLVALVIYLIFSVIRNLWLVWTNKK; encoded by the coding sequence TTGAAACTTCCACTATTTGCAAAAAATGAGACTTATATTAATATAATTCTCACAGTTTTTGCTCTTGTTCTATCGGTGTTTATATTCCTTAGGATACCAAATGATAAAAATAACTTAACCGTTTCTGTGTTTTTTGATGACGACCCTTCAATATTGTTTTACACCGGAAGCGAAAAAATCAATGATAAAGTAAAAATTATCATACCGCTGGAAGGAATGAAAGAAAAACCCGAAGAATTTTACAAAAAGGTAGAGTCAAGGTATGTAGGGATTATGGAGTTTTATGGAGATGCAGACTTTGTCAGAAATTTCTACAAAACAACAGGCTACAAAAAGATTGTGAAAGTTCATTACGTAAAGCCAAAAGAACTGTCCAGATATGACTCTTATTCGCTTTTCAAACGACTCTGGCGAGCCGTTATGGAAAGAAGCGTTGATGTCATAGTTTTACCAAAATCACAAATCACAGAAGAGGCTTTAGAATCTTTTGGTAATTTTTTCCAGGTGCAGTCAGAAATCCCGATGCCTGATAACACAAATTGGAATTCAAAAATCTCAGGAATACTTCTGGGTGTATTTGTTGCTCTCCAAGCACCTTTTACAATTCTTGGATTCGCACTTTTCAAACAATACTGGCTGTTTGTTTCTATCATCAGCATTTTTGGAACATTAGCGGCTTACTTTTCATCCAATAACAGGTTTACAAAGGTAGCAAGCGTTTTTATGCTGGGGTTACTCACTAACTTTTCGCTATATTCATACGAGTATTTGAACGATTTAGAAGTCTATAGGGGGGTTAAAGTCTCCCTTGTTCTGTTACCTTTAGTGGTTGGATTACTTACATTTAGAGAACTTTATCAAAAAAGTTCGATTAAACGATGGCATATTGTTACCACGGGTATCATTGGTGGAGTTGCTATAGTGTATATGCTTATGCGTAGCGGTAATTACGGCTATGTCCTTGATATTGAGGAAAAGATACGTCTTACTCTCGAGAACATATTTATAATAAGACCAAGAATAAAAGAACTCATCTTTTTACCGATGTTTTTTGTCGCCGGCGATATCGAGAATGAATTTATTAGTGGTATATTGACATTCTTTGGGACGTTCGGGTTTATATCTATTTTCAATTCGTTTTGTCACATAAAAGCTCCAATTTATATCGTGTTTTATAGAGAAATTACAACTCTCCTTGTCGCGTTGGTCATTTATCTTATCTTTTCTGTGATAAGAAACCTTTGGCTCGTGTGGACGAATAAGAAATGA
- a CDS encoding RluA family pseudouridine synthase has translation MENASRKDSLPNVLVKNSWIVNEDNYFSRIDKFLRNVLKNVPLSAIYKLIRTGKVYLNERRVKEPSVKIEIGDRVEIRNEDLSKYTREYKEIKPVKMNLDIIFEDENIIAINKPAGVSVHPGKNVHKPSLIEGLKHYGTTKGFEPFLVHRLDKETSGVMIVAKSRQVAREISEMISSRDVEKNYVALVFGSPKSTTIDIPIDDQEAVTHIRPVRKFTTKLEGKDISLTLLDVNIETGRKHQIRKHLSMKGFPIVCDNDYGDFRLNRAFSKKYGLKRHFLHCKEMAFDFHGKHYRFEAPLSQDLKVVLKLLEAEGD, from the coding sequence ATGGAAAACGCATCCCGAAAAGACAGCTTACCAAATGTCTTGGTAAAGAACTCATGGATAGTAAACGAAGATAACTATTTCTCGAGAATTGATAAATTTTTGAGGAATGTCCTGAAAAATGTGCCTTTAAGTGCAATATACAAACTCATAAGAACAGGAAAAGTTTATCTAAATGAGAGAAGGGTTAAAGAACCTTCTGTGAAGATAGAGATAGGGGATAGAGTGGAAATCAGAAACGAAGATTTGTCCAAATATACACGTGAATATAAAGAAATCAAGCCAGTAAAAATGAACTTAGATATCATATTCGAAGACGAGAACATTATAGCCATCAACAAACCAGCCGGTGTTTCTGTACATCCTGGAAAGAATGTTCACAAACCTTCGTTGATAGAAGGTTTAAAACATTATGGAACGACGAAAGGTTTTGAACCTTTTCTGGTGCATAGATTGGATAAAGAAACATCAGGTGTCATGATTGTTGCAAAAAGTAGGCAAGTAGCAAGGGAAATCAGTGAAATGATTTCGTCTCGTGATGTGGAGAAGAATTACGTGGCTTTAGTATTTGGTTCCCCAAAATCTACAACAATAGATATACCAATTGACGACCAAGAAGCAGTTACGCATATAAGACCGGTCCGTAAATTTACCACTAAGCTCGAAGGAAAAGATATCAGTCTAACGCTGCTTGATGTTAACATCGAAACTGGTAGGAAGCATCAAATACGAAAGCATCTTTCGATGAAAGGGTTCCCGATAGTCTGTGACAACGATTATGGTGATTTTAGATTGAACAGAGCCTTTTCAAAAAAATACGGCTTGAAAAGGCACTTTTTACATTGCAAGGAGATGGCTTTCGATTTTCATGGGAAACATTATAGATTTGAAGCACCCCTGAGCCAAGACTTGAAAGTCGTTTTAAAACTTCTGGAAGCGGAAGGTGATTAG
- the mtnN gene encoding 5'-methylthioadenosine/S-adenosylhomocysteine nucleosidase: MVVVTGVLKEEIIGVFREMLPLLENGELVKRNFSRGIVGGNEVVTIYGFVGKVESAMIAQAIIDRFRPSYIIHCGSAGAIHPELRIGDLICGTVFYEHDFQSPNTFGIESSSKLLEKIADVYDKIHFGPIVSGDLIVSDRELKRRLFEKYGAFAVDMDSAAIAKVCYQNGVEFCALKVIVDTSEEHAQIEYEQNFRKFSSLPSTIVSELLDKHLL; the protein is encoded by the coding sequence ATGGTGGTTGTTACCGGTGTTTTAAAAGAAGAGATAATTGGAGTTTTTCGAGAAATGCTACCACTACTCGAAAATGGTGAACTTGTGAAGAGAAATTTTTCAAGGGGGATTGTTGGAGGTAACGAAGTAGTCACAATATATGGTTTTGTCGGTAAAGTTGAGAGTGCTATGATAGCGCAAGCTATAATTGATAGATTTAGGCCCAGCTACATAATTCATTGTGGTTCTGCCGGAGCAATTCATCCGGAGCTAAGAATAGGAGATTTAATTTGTGGTACCGTTTTTTATGAACACGATTTTCAATCCCCCAACACATTTGGGATAGAAAGTTCTTCAAAACTTTTGGAAAAGATTGCGGATGTTTACGACAAGATACATTTCGGTCCCATCGTAAGCGGGGACCTTATAGTTAGTGATAGGGAGCTTAAAAGAAGGCTATTTGAAAAATACGGGGCATTTGCTGTTGATATGGATAGCGCTGCAATAGCAAAAGTGTGTTACCAAAACGGTGTGGAATTCTGCGCTCTAAAGGTTATTGTTGACACAAGTGAGGAACACGCGCAAATTGAATACGAACAAAATTTTAGGAAATTTTCAAGTTTACCATCAACAATAGTTTCCGAACTTCTTGATAAACATCTATTGTAA
- a CDS encoding chemotaxis protein CheX, whose protein sequence is MVDVRIVNSVLAAAQGTYEAVLQMQAQFGKPQAVKDITPKYNIVTVIGFLGDIEGNFVYSFNEETALKIVSKMMGMEYNTLDELSLSAIGELGNMTSGSIAMNLEKLGYKIDITPPTVITGRDMKITAEGLIIKLPVSLFITEDVELHIAIRGGK, encoded by the coding sequence ATGGTTGATGTGAGGATTGTTAACTCAGTTTTGGCAGCGGCACAGGGTACATACGAGGCAGTCTTGCAGATGCAAGCACAATTTGGTAAACCTCAAGCTGTAAAAGATATAACCCCAAAGTACAATATAGTTACAGTAATTGGTTTTCTCGGCGACATTGAAGGAAACTTTGTTTATTCATTTAACGAAGAAACTGCTCTAAAAATTGTCTCGAAAATGATGGGAATGGAATACAACACTCTTGATGAGCTGTCATTAAGTGCTATAGGCGAATTAGGAAACATGACTTCCGGGAGTATCGCTATGAATCTTGAAAAGCTTGGATACAAAATAGATATCACACCTCCAACGGTGATTACTGGTAGGGACATGAAGATTACTGCCGAAGGTTTGATAATAAAACTTCCAGTTAGTTTATTCATTACTGAGGATGTAGAGCTCCACATAGCTATTAGGGGCGGAAAATAA
- a CDS encoding GTPase has protein sequence MSNQSNEHVRAWYPGHVQKAKRQIRENLKKIDIVVIVLDARAPVATTSFEMKIFKDKQRVFLLNKTDLADSEYNKKWACEIAKLYPTLLVNKDTKRKELLTFLKSVPTKYANPRIAVVGVPNVGKSTIINKILGRHKAKTGAQPGITRGVQWVNVEGLTVLDSPGILFSEIFSKDIAAKLLLIGSLPIENVDDEIFDYAFKIYASAAGVQKDIVQFLEEYGRSRGLLKKGGQVDYEKAKTLFFKEVSEGKHGKLTYDTDFEKFWEVLKNG, from the coding sequence GTGAGCAATCAGTCCAATGAACATGTCAGAGCTTGGTATCCGGGTCACGTTCAAAAAGCTAAAAGACAAATCAGAGAAAATCTGAAAAAGATAGATATCGTTGTTATTGTGCTTGATGCACGTGCACCTGTTGCAACCACGAGTTTTGAGATGAAAATCTTCAAAGATAAACAGCGAGTCTTTTTGCTTAATAAAACAGACTTAGCGGATTCTGAATATAATAAGAAATGGGCTTGTGAGATAGCGAAGTTGTATCCGACACTTCTTGTTAACAAGGATACGAAAAGAAAAGAACTACTGACCTTTCTAAAATCTGTCCCCACAAAGTATGCAAATCCAAGGATAGCAGTTGTCGGTGTTCCGAATGTTGGAAAATCAACAATAATAAATAAGATACTTGGCAGGCACAAAGCAAAAACAGGAGCTCAGCCTGGTATTACTCGTGGTGTCCAATGGGTCAATGTCGAAGGACTTACTGTTTTGGATTCACCCGGGATACTGTTTTCAGAGATATTTTCAAAAGATATAGCAGCCAAACTATTGCTTATAGGTTCTTTACCTATTGAAAACGTCGATGATGAAATCTTTGACTACGCTTTTAAAATTTATGCTTCTGCGGCAGGGGTCCAAAAAGATATCGTTCAATTCTTGGAGGAATACGGACGTTCTCGAGGGCTATTGAAAAAAGGCGGGCAAGTTGATTATGAAAAAGCAAAGACACTCTTTTTCAAGGAAGTTTCAGAGGGTAAGCATGGTAAGTTAACTTACGATACTGATTTTGAGAAGTTTTGGGAGGTGCTGAAAAATGGTTGA
- the pyrH gene encoding UMP kinase — MYKRVLLKLSGEVLSGEAQKGFNEEHVNYLIREIKKVSEYGVKLGIVIGAGNLFRGRDFEGVRPTISDQIGMLGTVINALYLKDRFENAGIRTVVVSQIVTLPSVKLINYDDIDLYFDAGYIVIFAGGTSNPFFTTDTGAALRAVEMKAELLIKGTKVSGIYDKDPKIYNDAVKYNVITYDEAIEKDLKIMDTEAFSICKRYQMKILVMNFFEDNNLLRAIRGENVGTLVVPSK, encoded by the coding sequence ATGTACAAACGAGTTCTTCTCAAGTTAAGTGGCGAGGTACTCAGTGGAGAAGCGCAGAAAGGTTTTAACGAAGAGCATGTTAATTACCTTATCAGAGAAATAAAGAAAGTTTCTGAATACGGAGTGAAACTGGGAATTGTGATTGGTGCAGGCAATCTTTTTAGAGGAAGGGATTTCGAAGGTGTAAGACCAACGATATCAGATCAGATTGGAATGTTAGGTACGGTTATTAATGCATTGTATTTGAAAGATAGATTTGAAAACGCAGGTATCAGAACTGTGGTGGTTTCTCAAATTGTCACCTTACCAAGTGTAAAGTTGATAAACTACGATGATATTGATCTTTACTTTGATGCGGGGTATATTGTTATTTTTGCTGGTGGAACAAGTAACCCATTCTTTACGACGGACACTGGAGCTGCACTCAGGGCGGTTGAGATGAAAGCGGAATTGCTGATAAAGGGGACAAAAGTTTCGGGAATTTACGACAAGGACCCGAAGATATATAACGATGCAGTAAAATATAATGTAATAACCTACGATGAGGCTATCGAGAAAGATTTAAAAATCATGGACACGGAAGCATTTTCTATTTGTAAACGGTATCAAATGAAAATCCTTGTTATGAACTTTTTCGAGGATAACAACTTACTTAGGGCTATTCGTGGTGAAAATGTAGGGACTCTCGTTGTCCCGAGTAAGTAG
- a CDS encoding ATP-binding protein, which yields MLIKKAQIDGFGKFVNTSFKFGPGLNIVFGPNESGKTTLAKFLLYTLGKPSNEALKYRPWGHNIFGGYLETSDGKYVFGEDNSEVPKYDINLLESVAFIMEDDELEAVKVDRGILESTLKKKTEKTSEGRILREAIKRIQTLDLNKCLVALSEEIRKTEEMISGVEEKINKKNTLFVKMKNVEKRIKDLEEQINASENNLEKLRTAKKSELETKISQLKRNIEAIETELTKYLWIESLDTAVVEEAQNLIYKLNSIKARLKALETEQEKLKEVLQKKDRSIEEKLKQLGVSSVDDLESVGLRLKHLSLLTKMYNERVRNVVDEDPLWKLFLENENILERAEEEEQRYKEAINEIESTKLSLQNEIERNEQTAKYSKDLSIVSASAGIVLFVLGLLFKGISLFMYTPAVVFLALAVFLMFNWKRKMAFVEVLQERLVEVSMKQPQQPSVWKVLANYGITNIKQLRKKYTEFLEWKAQNVERQRMLNELKDIEQEVIKELLKFGVTGAAQMIVSAVENLQRTFGEVQELLYEKESLERRLSQLRGEYLSVQREYKTVAENLDEILGKFGITKEQVETFKSHFEHYQELKNAKKTLSVELQKAVEERENEDLDPSISQTKAALRELYLAKDTLLNEFKEMKNLYEGIEIDFKQLQALIEKLDESKLKAKIISNLINEIPEINKFLNERLTNFIESYHKIFSDEFARLFVKVSGVEKNFVVLPDLTVRLIVEGDMKDPNEFLSGSTKDLLIFCIKNALYKTFYDGSLPLVIDNTLIRLDDDRLKRVCEYLNEESELRQIILMTSDRRVLEFFSDKKNVILLEG from the coding sequence ATGCTTATAAAAAAAGCACAAATAGACGGATTCGGAAAATTTGTTAATACTTCATTCAAATTCGGACCAGGGTTGAACATCGTCTTTGGACCTAACGAGAGTGGTAAAACCACTCTAGCAAAATTTTTGTTATACACGCTGGGAAAACCCAGCAACGAAGCGCTCAAATACAGGCCATGGGGGCATAACATCTTTGGTGGGTATTTAGAAACGTCCGATGGGAAGTATGTGTTTGGTGAAGATAACTCAGAAGTACCAAAGTACGATATCAACTTGCTTGAAAGTGTAGCGTTTATAATGGAAGATGACGAGCTTGAAGCTGTAAAAGTTGATAGAGGCATTTTGGAGAGCACACTTAAGAAAAAGACCGAGAAAACATCTGAAGGACGTATCCTAAGAGAGGCAATAAAAAGAATTCAGACGCTGGACTTGAACAAATGTTTGGTAGCGCTCTCGGAAGAGATTCGTAAAACGGAGGAAATGATATCGGGTGTTGAGGAAAAGATAAATAAGAAGAATACATTGTTTGTGAAGATGAAGAATGTGGAGAAGCGAATAAAAGACTTGGAAGAACAGATTAATGCTTCAGAAAACAATTTGGAAAAACTTAGAACTGCAAAGAAATCAGAACTTGAGACAAAGATATCACAGCTTAAAAGGAACATAGAGGCTATAGAAACAGAACTAACGAAGTATCTATGGATTGAATCGTTAGATACTGCTGTCGTCGAAGAAGCTCAGAATCTTATTTACAAATTAAATTCCATAAAGGCTCGTTTGAAAGCTTTGGAAACAGAGCAAGAAAAATTGAAGGAAGTACTTCAGAAGAAAGACAGAAGCATTGAGGAAAAGCTCAAACAACTTGGAGTGTCTTCCGTTGATGATTTAGAAAGCGTTGGCTTACGCTTGAAACATCTTTCGTTGCTTACCAAGATGTACAATGAAAGAGTCAGAAACGTGGTTGATGAGGACCCGCTTTGGAAACTGTTTCTTGAAAATGAGAACATTTTAGAACGAGCAGAAGAAGAGGAACAAAGATACAAAGAAGCTATAAACGAAATAGAATCTACTAAACTGAGCCTGCAAAACGAAATAGAGAGAAATGAGCAGACGGCTAAATATTCGAAAGATTTGTCAATAGTTTCAGCAAGTGCGGGTATTGTTTTGTTTGTTCTTGGACTTCTTTTTAAAGGAATATCACTCTTCATGTATACTCCTGCCGTAGTGTTCTTGGCATTAGCCGTCTTCCTTATGTTCAATTGGAAGAGAAAGATGGCTTTCGTAGAGGTACTTCAAGAACGCTTAGTTGAAGTGTCAATGAAACAGCCACAGCAACCGTCCGTTTGGAAAGTGCTTGCAAATTACGGTATAACCAACATTAAGCAACTGAGGAAAAAATATACAGAGTTTTTAGAATGGAAGGCACAGAATGTAGAGAGACAAAGGATGCTCAATGAACTCAAAGATATCGAGCAGGAAGTTATCAAAGAACTTTTGAAGTTTGGTGTCACAGGTGCAGCACAGATGATAGTTTCCGCTGTTGAAAATTTGCAAAGAACATTTGGCGAAGTTCAAGAGTTACTTTACGAAAAGGAATCGCTCGAGAGAAGACTGTCCCAGCTTCGTGGGGAATATTTGTCTGTTCAAAGAGAATATAAGACTGTAGCCGAAAATTTGGACGAGATTTTAGGTAAATTTGGCATAACCAAGGAACAGGTTGAAACTTTTAAATCTCACTTTGAGCACTACCAAGAATTAAAGAATGCTAAAAAAACGTTAAGTGTCGAATTGCAAAAAGCTGTTGAAGAGAGAGAAAATGAGGACCTTGATCCTTCCATAAGTCAGACAAAAGCCGCACTTCGTGAACTTTATTTAGCTAAAGATACCCTCTTGAATGAGTTCAAAGAGATGAAAAACCTTTATGAAGGTATCGAAATTGACTTCAAGCAACTCCAAGCGTTAATTGAAAAATTGGACGAGTCTAAGTTGAAGGCGAAAATAATATCGAATTTGATTAACGAAATACCGGAGATAAATAAGTTCCTTAACGAAAGGCTTACAAATTTCATCGAAAGTTACCATAAAATATTCAGTGATGAATTTGCCAGACTGTTTGTAAAAGTTTCAGGTGTTGAGAAGAATTTTGTAGTATTACCAGATTTGACTGTGAGACTAATTGTTGAAGGGGATATGAAGGACCCCAACGAATTTTTAAGCGGTTCTACGAAGGACTTACTGATATTTTGTATTAAAAATGCTCTTTATAAGACGTTCTATGATGGGAGTTTACCATTGGTCATAGATAACACTTTGATACGTTTGGATGACGACAGACTGAAAAGAGTGTGTGAATACTTAAATGAAGAATCGGAATTGAGGCAGATAATATTGATGACGAGCGATAGAAGGGTGCTCGAATTTTTCAGCGATAAAAAGAACGTCATACTCTTGGAGGGATGA